DNA sequence from the Methanothermobacter sp. genome:
AATTCGCTCCCTTAATGTTTCAGGTCCCCTGGGGGTTGCGGGGTAGCTCCCAACCACCGTTGTGATCACTATATCACCGTCAGTGCTCTGCAACTTCAATTATTCTCTCTATTTCATCCTCATCCACGGGTATCTCTATGACCGCTGTCCCATAACAGGGCTTTGTGTAGGGTATCATCACGGTTGAGCGTTCCTCATCTATGCCAACAGGTACCGGGGGTATTCCTATTATCCTTGCACCCAGTATCTTCTCGCCGGGCCTTATATGGACGACCCTCCTTGCCTTTTTCTCAATGAATGCCGCACATTCCCTGAACCCTGAACGGGTCATGTGGATTTCATAGTCGTCGGACTGCTGCAGGTAGGTCTCTATGCAGAATGACATCATAGCTCCTCCAGGAATCTGTCTATCCTGACCCTCAGTGGGGCCGGGTTGTGGTGTGCCCTCGCAGCTATTATCTCGGCTTCTGTACCTTCCATAACAGCATCAACCAGTTTCTCAAGGGTTTCCGCGTCCCTTTCAAATACTACCGCCAGTATTTCTGTATTAAGTATTCCTGCAAACGTCGCGAGGTACGCGGCGGCGGCATCATTGGGTACAAAACCCACAATGAATTCATAGTCCCCCTCAGAGAGTTCATTGAGGCAGGAGTCGAGGTCGGTTAGGTCACCAGTGTATACACCCTCTGGGTCTGCAACCTGCACAAGCCTTATTGCAGCAGGATTTGCTGTTATTGTAACACTGAACCCCTTCTTCCTGAGTTTATGTGATGTGTAGATTGCCAGGGGAACCTGAACCGGTGACTCCGGGCATCCGAGTATCATCAAAGCCTTCTTCATCTATACACTCCCTGAATACTGAATTATTCCTTCACCCCGAATGAAGTGGCGAATATGAGTGAGCTGAGAAATATGAATGTCATGAGCGCTGTTCCGTTTATTGTCCTGTTTATTATGAAGAGTCCTATGAGTGCCTGGGACATGAAGGCTGCAAGTGCGCCTGTGAGGAGAACCTCCCTTCCAAGGTATGTTTTTGAGCCATTTTCCCTCATATCCCGGTACATGTAGAGCATCCTGAGGCCCATGATAATGATGCCCACACACCAGATTAAAAGGAAGAACATTGTAATGTAACCAAAGTCATATGCCCATCCAAATATTCCAGGCACCATGTAATCTATCACATCCTTCTTGTTGACCAGTATGCCATAGAAGACCGGATAGGGAAGGCCAAAGAAGAGTATCAGCTGGAGTGGCAGTGAAATGTAGCCGTCTGCAAATCCACTTGAGAGTTCACCCCAGTAGGATGACATGGGGTTATGTCCAAGGAGGGTTGTGTTCTTGAGTACAAGTTTGAGGCTCGGGAGTGAAAAGGTTTCAAGCCTTTCTATACGGAGGAGGGGGCTTAAAACAGGCATCTGAAGTATTCTTGAGAGTAACTCCAGGCCCCCGAATCCTGCGACCGCGATGAAAGCGAAGCCAAGAACCCTCTTAACTGTTATGATGGATTTCTGCCTCATTGACTTGGAGATCAGAAAGAAACCTATCAGCAGCCCCAGGAGCCACAGGAGAAGGAATGATCTATGCATGAGGCCCCCAAAAACGGTTATTCCTGCCATGAGAATATAAACGAATCCCCTGAGTCCACCCACCTCAACCCCTGAGTCCTCCATGATTGCAAGGGCTGCAAGGGATGATATGGTAACAAGAAGTGCTATGGGGCCAAATGGGTGCGTGAATTCACTCTGCCCAAAGGACATGAAGAGCGCCACAACATCAAGGCCAAATATTATATTGAATCCTATCCCCAGCACAAGACAGAGGAACAGTATCATGCTGAGGGAAAGGGGTGCCAGGTTCAGCAGGAATATCATGGTCGCATACATGAGGATGCCGACCTCGACTATGAACTGAAGGTGATTCTGTGCTATGAGGGCCAATTTAATCCTCCAGAAATTTATCAGATTATCAGATACATCCTTATATTGGGGGTCATCTTAAAAAGTTTTTCTGGAGCTGGAGCACCTGTTGGGGATAGCAGGGATGCATTCCCAGGGGTCCTTTAGCGTCAGATGAGTCTTCTGAATACCACCATGTCCTCACCGGGGCCATTGTAATCTGCCACCGCCTTTACAGGACCAGCATCAACTGTTTCGCCCTCCTCCACCGCCCTGAACCCATTTTTAAGGTAAAATCTTATCGCCCTCTGGTTCACTGGTTTTGTTATAAGGTATATGACACGGGCACCTCTTTGCCTCACAGTTTCTGTGAAGACCTCAAGAAGCCTTGATGCCACACCCCTTCCCCTGATGTGTGGTGAGACACAGAGAAGATGAATGTATGCCTCATGAGGGTCGTCCTGGGATATGAATCCCAGGAGAAAGCCGGTGATCCTTCCATCCTCCTCTGCAACAAAGGATGTGCTGCTGAAGAACCTTGTGAATATATGGTAGATTGAGTTCCTCTCTGTAACCATGGGGGGACATCTAAATGCCAGTTCCGCTATAGGAGTGAAATCCTCCTCCCTCACATTCCTTAAGATCAAGCAAACCACCAGAGATATTGATGAACTGGAGAACTGTTAAGGGGTTAAGTTTAAATATGAAAAGACTTAATGTATACTGTGTTAGGGCTGGTAGCTCAGGTTGGTAGAGCGTCGCCTTGGCATGGCGGAGGCCCCGGGTTCAAATCCCGGCCAGTCCATCAATACTACTTTTTGTGTCCTGAATCAGCTGCCCCATAGACACTGTCAATTATTATCTTGAAAAGGTCGTCTGTTTTGATTTCCTTAGGACCCTTTCGTGAAACAAGAAGCCTCAGTGCCACGTTGACTATTTCATCAACATCTGTTGACCTGTACATCAGCCCGTTCTCAATGTAGAACCTGTCAACCGAAAGCGGCTTTCCAGGGTAACATGATATGACAGGTGTGCCCAGTAGGGCCGCCTCCCTGTTCATGGTACCCCCAGCCCCGATTACAAGGTCGCACCTCTTCATGAGGCTGAATGTATCAACCGGCGGCTTGATTATGGTAACATTATCATATCCCCTGAAGATCTCTTCCTGTTCCCTGAACCGTGGGATGATGAGGATGTTGGCGTAATCCTTTAGAACCTCCACTATCGGTGTGAGTACAGATTCATGGCAGTCAGCATCCAGGTAGGAGGCCAGCGATGGTTCTGGCCTCATGAGTATGGTCTTCTCCCTTTCAAGTTTCAGGTTCAGGTCCTCGAAGATGTTCTCATTGTACTCAAAGTTCTGGAAGTGGATTATCTCAGATGACCCCCTGTACCTTGTTATCCTGTTGGGGTCAGCCCCTGTCTTCATTATATCCCAGAGGTCAATGACCTCAGGCATGATTATATGATCACAGAGTGGGAGTGTAAGCTTGTTGGCTGCAAGGGCATGTTCATTGTCCAGCACATAGACACTGGGGATTCCAAGACCAAATGTGACCCTTGGAAGCTCTATTGAATGTTTTGAAAGGCCAACATCAGGTTTCTCTTCGGCTATAAATTTTGAGAGCTTGTAGGCTCTCTTGGTACTCTCAAGGAGCTTTTCAGCGAGTGTCACACCGTGTTTACCTATCGAGGTGAATTCAAAGCCAAAGAGGTTCATGAGCCTGTGTATATCCCCGAACTTCCTTGCTGTTATGATCACATCCTCCCCCTCATCCTGGAGGTGGGTGATGATGTCCCTGAAAAACCTCACATGAGGCGAATTTGTAATATCAATCCATACCTTCAAGGGGACCACCATAAAATTTTAATCAACCATGGCATCCTCAATGGCATCAATTATCTCCTGGACGCCTTCACCGGTTTTGAGACTGGTTTTAAGAACCCTTACATCAGGGTTGATATGTTTAACATCCTCAACCATCTTATCAAGATCTGCACCAACGGCATCTGCAAGGTCGGCCTTGTTTATAACCACGAGGTCGGCCTCCCTGAATATGAGGGGGTGCTTCTCCACCGTATCATCGCCCTCTGTGGAGCTCACAACGACGACCCTCATATGTGATCCAAGGTCAAAGTCCACTGGACATATGAGGTTACCAACGTTTTCAATGAAAAGGATGTCCACATCCTCAAGTGGAAGATCCTCAAGTGCGTGTTCAACTAGATGAGCGTCAAGGTGGCATTCCTTACCGGTATTCAGCCCGACAACCGGCACACCATACCTTTCGAACCTCCCTGCGTCAAATTTACTTATAACATCCCCTGCAATGACCGCAACCTTCCTGTCCATGTTCTCAATGAGCCTCTCTATTAGTGTGGTCTTTCCTGACCCTATTGCACCCAAAAAGTCAACTGCAAAGACGTTGGACCTGTCAAGGCGCCTCTGGTTTTTCTTGGCAAGTTTTCTGTTTGCAAGGAGAATATCATTCTGAATTTCAACCTCTGCTATCTTATGCATGGAATTCCTCCTCTATTCCCTCTTCTCAATTTTTATGTTCCTGACGTTGCATTCCCTGCCAGTCTTCACCTGGAATTCATTTCCCCCGCATTCAGGGCAGCTTATGACTGGGGCGAAGTGATCAAGCTCATCAGCCTCAACCACGCCCTCATATCCACATTTGCATTCTATTTCAACCGGGACAACCTCAAGGTTAAAATCTGCCCCCTCAAGTATTGTGCCCTCGCTGAGGACCTCCAGCATGAATCTGATCTGTTCAGGGTTAAGTAGAGTGAGCTGGCCGATCTCAACTGTGACCTCCAGGACCTCCACTGCATCGTTCTTCTCTGCAGCATCGATGACTGTCCTTACAATTGCATCGGCCATGGATAGTTCATGCAACCATTTCACCTCTCTGGTCTGACAAAATTTTATAATTAGAATTAATAGAGTTATCTATATAAAAATTGTTAATCATGTATGGTGATTTTTCATGATAATAGGTTGTTCAGCATCACAGAAACTGGCTGCAATCGTTGCAGATTTGCTTGATGATAGGCTGTGCCCGGTTGAAACCCGTAAATTCCCTGATGGGGAGCGTTACATCCGTGTTAAGGGCGGGGTTGATGGTGAGGTCACCGTTGTCCAGTCGACAGGTTACCCGCAGGATGAGAACCTCATGGAACTCCTCTTCATGATGGAGAACCTTAAGGATCTTGGGGCGGATTATGTGCGGGCTGTGATACCCTATTTCGGTTACGGGAGGCAGGAGCGGCGCTTCAAGAGTGGAGAGGCTGTTTCAGCCAGGATAGTTGCCCGCCTCCTTGAGGCCGCTGGTGCAGATGAGATCATAACCGTGAACCTCCATGAGAACTGCCTCAGCGAATTCTTCACCGTACCTGTAACTGAACTCTCTGCCATGCCCCTCATAGCCAGGCACATCTCATTCCTGGATGACCCTGTGATCATCGCACCCGATAAGGGTGCCATGGGCCATGCCAGGGAGGTCAGCAGCATACTTGGATGTGAATGCGATTACATGGAGAAGGTGAGGCTTTCCCCTGAAACCGTTGAGACCAGGGTGCGGGACCTGGATGTTGAGGGGATGGACGCGGTGGTGGTGGATGACATCATAAGTACCGGGGGTACGATTGTAAACGCCGCTGGAATTTTAAGAAACTGCGGGGCCTCAAGTATAACCGTGTGCTGCGTCCACCCTGTCCTGGTGGAGGACGCCCTGCTCAGGATATTCTCTGCAGGTGTTGAGAGGGTGATTGCAACGGACACCCTGAAATCAGAGGTGAGTGAGATCTCGGTGGCCCCTCTGATTGCAGAGGCAATAAAATAAATTTTTTATTTTGACACTAACGTGGACCCTCTATAAGAGTAAAAAACAATCAGCTACTTCGAAATCCCTTCAAAATTCAAAAAATGGAAAATAAGCCCAGCCCTGAAAAATCAGTGCATGGCTGGCTTCTTCATGATTGATGGTACTATATCACTTATTTTCTGCATCCTCTCAAGGAGGCTCTCCTTGCCCTTACCAATGAGGGCGTGTTCCAGGACGTCACCGAGGGTCTCAACGGGTATTATCTCAACCTTATCCTCATACCTCTTCTCAATCATGACGTCCCCCATGTTGGAGGCAGGTATGAGTACCTTCTTTATCCCTGCCTCTGCAGCCGCCTCTATCTTCCCTGTAACTCCACCCACCGGGAGCACATCTCCACGTATGCTCAGTGAGCCTGTTAGGGCGACTGACTGGTCCACGGGTATCTCCTCGAGGGCCGATATGACGGCTGTTGCCACTGAGACGCTTGCACTGTCACCCTCCACACCATCGTATGCCTGGAGGAACTGGATGTGTATGTCATAGTTTGATATGTCTGTACCCGTGTATTTCTTGATGAGGGCGCTTACGTTCTGAACCGCTTCACGGGCAATCTCACCCAGTTTACCTGTGGCGATTATCCTCCCCTCCTCCTTGCTCTGGGCGGGGGCCGCCTCTGCAGCTATCGGGAGGATGATGCCGCTCCTGTCACCGATTATTGCAAGTCCATTGACGCGTCCAACCTCGCCACCCTCTGATTTGAATACACTGTACTTCTTCTTCTGTACAATGTATCGGTCCGCGATCTGCTGTTCGAGGGTCCTTGAAAGTTTCTTTGCCTCCATCACATCCCTGGTCTCAACCAGTTCCGCGCCACGGCTCTTGGCAATGTCCCCTGCAGCCCTCACAAGACCTCCAAGTTCACGGAGTTTGAGTGTGAGTGAATCCTTCTTACCGGCCCTCCTCTGGGCCTCCCTTATTATCTCCTCTATGGCCTCCCTGCTGAAGTGGGGGATCCTTCCATCCTTTTCAACTTCCTGTGCAACGAACTGGACAAGTTTGTCCCTGTTTTCAGGTGTATCAGGCATTGTGTCCTTCATAAAAACCTCATAACCGTATCCCCTAATCCTTGAACGGAGGGCCGGGTGCATGCCCTCAAGCACCTGAAGGTTACCTGATGCCACGAGAACAAAGTCACAGGGGACGGCCTGTGAGCGCACCATTGCACCGCTGCTTGTCTCGCTCTGACCCGTGATGGAGTACTTCTTCTCCTGCATGGCTGTGAGGAGTTCCTGCTGGGTCTTCATCTTCATTGTCCCTATCTCGTCTATGTAGAGGACCCCCTTGTTGGCCCTGTGTATCATCCCGGCCTCGACCCTCTCATGTGCCGGTGTGCCAAGGCCCCCTGACTGGTAGGGGTCGTGCCTCACATCCCCCAGAAGCGCACCTGCATGGGCACCTGTTGCATCCACGAATGGGGCAACCTGCCTTCCCTCGTTGTTGACCAGGAGCTTGGGCACCATGACGGTGGTCCTTGGCCTGAACTGCTGGAGGGCCAGGAAGACTATACCCGCTGCTATTATAG
Encoded proteins:
- a CDS encoding DUF1894 domain-containing protein, coding for MSFCIETYLQQSDDYEIHMTRSGFRECAAFIEKKARRVVHIRPGEKILGARIIGIPPVPVGIDEERSTVMIPYTKPCYGTAVIEIPVDEDEIERIIEVAEH
- a CDS encoding DUF1890 domain-containing protein, encoding MKKALMILGCPESPVQVPLAIYTSHKLRKKGFSVTITANPAAIRLVQVADPEGVYTGDLTDLDSCLNELSEGDYEFIVGFVPNDAAAAYLATFAGILNTEILAVVFERDAETLEKLVDAVMEGTEAEIIAARAHHNPAPLRVRIDRFLEEL
- a CDS encoding GNAT family N-acetyltransferase, whose product is MVCLILRNVREEDFTPIAELAFRCPPMVTERNSIYHIFTRFFSSTSFVAEEDGRITGFLLGFISQDDPHEAYIHLLCVSPHIRGRGVASRLLEVFTETVRQRGARVIYLITKPVNQRAIRFYLKNGFRAVEEGETVDAGPVKAVADYNGPGEDMVVFRRLI
- a CDS encoding DUF354 domain-containing protein, whose product is MVPLKVWIDITNSPHVRFFRDIITHLQDEGEDVIITARKFGDIHRLMNLFGFEFTSIGKHGVTLAEKLLESTKRAYKLSKFIAEEKPDVGLSKHSIELPRVTFGLGIPSVYVLDNEHALAANKLTLPLCDHIIMPEVIDLWDIMKTGADPNRITRYRGSSEIIHFQNFEYNENIFEDLNLKLEREKTILMRPEPSLASYLDADCHESVLTPIVEVLKDYANILIIPRFREQEEIFRGYDNVTIIKPPVDTFSLMKRCDLVIGAGGTMNREAALLGTPVISCYPGKPLSVDRFYIENGLMYRSTDVDEIVNVALRLLVSRKGPKEIKTDDLFKIIIDSVYGAADSGHKK
- the hypB gene encoding hydrogenase nickel incorporation protein HypB, with product MHKIAEVEIQNDILLANRKLAKKNQRRLDRSNVFAVDFLGAIGSGKTTLIERLIENMDRKVAVIAGDVISKFDAGRFERYGVPVVGLNTGKECHLDAHLVEHALEDLPLEDVDILFIENVGNLICPVDFDLGSHMRVVVVSSTEGDDTVEKHPLIFREADLVVINKADLADAVGADLDKMVEDVKHINPDVRVLKTSLKTGEGVQEIIDAIEDAMVD
- the hypA gene encoding hydrogenase maturation nickel metallochaperone HypA: MHELSMADAIVRTVIDAAEKNDAVEVLEVTVEIGQLTLLNPEQIRFMLEVLSEGTILEGADFNLEVVPVEIECKCGYEGVVEADELDHFAPVISCPECGGNEFQVKTGRECNVRNIKIEKRE
- a CDS encoding ribose-phosphate diphosphokinase encodes the protein MIIGCSASQKLAAIVADLLDDRLCPVETRKFPDGERYIRVKGGVDGEVTVVQSTGYPQDENLMELLFMMENLKDLGADYVRAVIPYFGYGRQERRFKSGEAVSARIVARLLEAAGADEIITVNLHENCLSEFFTVPVTELSAMPLIARHISFLDDPVIIAPDKGAMGHAREVSSILGCECDYMEKVRLSPETVETRVRDLDVEGMDAVVVDDIISTGGTIVNAAGILRNCGASSITVCCVHPVLVEDALLRIFSAGVERVIATDTLKSEVSEISVAPLIAEAIK
- the lonB gene encoding ATP-dependent protease LonB; this translates as MKTTIKNFRTEESVSYEGTDDKKESGRSLSYETSKDIDVPERLIDQIIGQEEAVETIKKAAEQRRNVLLIGEPGVGKSMLAKAMAELLPREKLQDILVYPNIDDPNNPLIGTVPAGEGRKIVMNHKNRARAQDEKKNLFMMLIISFILVLGFMVNQFLAAIIAAGIVFLALQQFRPRTTVMVPKLLVNNEGRQVAPFVDATGAHAGALLGDVRHDPYQSGGLGTPAHERVEAGMIHRANKGVLYIDEIGTMKMKTQQELLTAMQEKKYSITGQSETSSGAMVRSQAVPCDFVLVASGNLQVLEGMHPALRSRIRGYGYEVFMKDTMPDTPENRDKLVQFVAQEVEKDGRIPHFSREAIEEIIREAQRRAGKKDSLTLKLRELGGLVRAAGDIAKSRGAELVETRDVMEAKKLSRTLEQQIADRYIVQKKKYSVFKSEGGEVGRVNGLAIIGDRSGIILPIAAEAAPAQSKEEGRIIATGKLGEIAREAVQNVSALIKKYTGTDISNYDIHIQFLQAYDGVEGDSASVSVATAVISALEEIPVDQSVALTGSLSIRGDVLPVGGVTGKIEAAAEAGIKKVLIPASNMGDVMIEKRYEDKVEIIPVETLGDVLEHALIGKGKESLLERMQKISDIVPSIMKKPAMH